A genomic stretch from Chryseobacterium sp. SNU WT5 includes:
- a CDS encoding YkvA family protein, with protein MKISKIQLAKEAFKHKGFIQKIPVIIRMIKSATKKGGYKPQFTNVVVPALVLVYLISPIDIIPDFIPGIGVLDDFALLAFAIPLLVKEAEKFIAWEVSNKAEDKVSEAQIIA; from the coding sequence ATGAAAATTTCGAAAATTCAATTAGCTAAAGAAGCATTTAAGCATAAAGGATTCATTCAAAAGATTCCCGTGATCATTCGTATGATTAAATCCGCAACTAAAAAAGGAGGGTATAAACCTCAGTTTACAAATGTTGTAGTACCGGCTTTGGTATTGGTGTACCTAATTTCACCCATTGATATTATCCCGGATTTTATCCCTGGCATCGGTGTATTGGATGACTTTGCACTGTTGGCTTTCGCAATTCCTTTATTGGTGAAGGAAGCTGAAAAGTTTATTGCTTGGGAAGTTTCAAATAAAGCCGAAGATAAGGTGAGTGAAGCCCAAATTATAGCTTAA
- the miaA gene encoding tRNA (adenosine(37)-N6)-dimethylallyltransferase MiaA: MKTLISIIGTTGIGKTKLAIEIAKHFEAEIISCDSRQFFNEMNIGTATPSAEELAEVPHHFIGNLSVGDYYSIGQFERDAVQKIEDLFHKHKVVVLVGGSMMYEKAVIEGLHDLPEANTENQQKLEKILEEEGIEKLQNILKDLDLVYFSKVDRDNPRRLFRAIDIIWQTGKTYTENISEQMNKRNFDVIRIGIQAPREIIYERINQRVDLMIENGLLAEVQSLIPFKNNLALQTVGYSELFKYFDGIWTLNFAIEEVKKNSRRFAKRQLTWYRKEENINWVNFENSVQESLSLLHTLNIKK, translated from the coding sequence GTGAAAACATTAATTTCAATTATTGGAACAACAGGCATTGGGAAAACCAAATTAGCCATTGAAATTGCTAAACATTTCGAAGCTGAAATCATTTCCTGTGACTCCAGACAGTTTTTCAATGAAATGAATATTGGGACCGCAACTCCTTCTGCAGAAGAATTAGCTGAGGTTCCGCATCACTTTATTGGGAATTTATCTGTCGGGGATTATTATTCTATTGGGCAATTCGAAAGAGATGCTGTACAGAAGATTGAAGATCTTTTCCATAAACATAAAGTAGTCGTATTAGTTGGTGGTAGTATGATGTATGAAAAAGCGGTAATAGAAGGCTTGCATGATCTTCCAGAAGCAAATACAGAAAATCAGCAGAAGCTTGAAAAAATCTTGGAAGAAGAAGGTATCGAAAAATTACAGAATATCCTTAAAGATTTAGATCTCGTTTATTTTTCTAAAGTAGATCGGGATAATCCAAGAAGGTTGTTTCGTGCGATTGATATTATCTGGCAAACAGGTAAAACATACACCGAGAATATTTCAGAACAGATGAATAAGCGGAATTTCGATGTTATCCGAATCGGTATTCAGGCACCACGAGAAATAATCTACGAGAGAATCAACCAACGCGTAGATTTAATGATAGAAAATGGATTGCTCGCAGAAGTACAATCTTTGATCCCCTTTAAAAATAATCTGGCTCTACAAACGGTTGGCTATTCCGAATTGTTCAAATATTTTGACGGAATTTGGACTTTAAATTTTGCCATTGAAGAAGTTAAGAAGAACTCGCGCAGATTTGCAAAAAGACAATTGACTTGGTACCGCAAAGAAGAAAACATCAATTGGGTAAATTTTGAAAATTCGGTGCAGGAATCATTATCTTTGCTCCATACTTTAAATATTAAAAAATAA
- a CDS encoding thioredoxin family protein, with protein sequence MANTPSNMLELGTKAPFFELPNPSQSNELQSLEDLKGEKGTLVFFMCNHCPFVLHVIDKLTELYEDYQEQGIEFIAINANDVDKYPADAPDKMVEFQVERKFDFPYLYDESQAIAKAYDAACTPDFFFFDDKLDLIYRGQMDDSRPGNQKEITGEDLIVAFENLLAGGPQEEIQKPSMGCGIKWK encoded by the coding sequence ATGGCAAATACTCCTTCAAATATGCTCGAACTTGGAACGAAAGCTCCTTTCTTTGAACTTCCAAATCCTTCACAAAGCAACGAATTGCAATCTTTGGAGGATTTAAAAGGAGAGAAAGGAACGTTGGTCTTTTTCATGTGTAATCATTGCCCATTTGTGCTGCACGTGATTGATAAATTGACAGAATTGTATGAGGATTATCAAGAGCAGGGAATTGAATTTATCGCGATCAACGCAAATGATGTCGATAAATATCCCGCTGACGCACCCGATAAAATGGTTGAATTTCAAGTAGAAAGAAAATTTGATTTCCCTTATTTATATGATGAGAGCCAGGCCATCGCCAAAGCATATGATGCTGCATGTACACCAGATTTTTTCTTTTTTGATGACAAACTGGACTTGATCTATCGCGGACAAATGGATGACTCAAGACCAGGTAATCAAAAAGAAATTACAGGTGAAGATCTAATCGTTGCCTTCGAAAATTTATTGGCAGGCGGACCGCAAGAAGAGATCCAAAAACCAAGTATGGGTTGCGGTATCAAATGGAAATAA
- a CDS encoding MBL fold metallo-hydrolase — protein sequence MLHIQSFTFNPFSENTYVVYNENKDAFVIDPGNFSDEETAVLEKFIKDKQLKVQNILLTHAHIDHVLGLQKAFDQYKVPVLMHELDQEILDRNPMDANRFGFFFKPFEGEIIYLQEDEIIKLGDDEFKIIHVPGHSPGSIAFYNGAQKFMISGDVLFEGSIGRTDLYKGNHEQLLEHITTKLFILHEDTQVFNGHGNPTTIGFEKNYSPFFK from the coding sequence ATGTTGCATATTCAATCTTTCACCTTCAATCCTTTCTCCGAAAATACCTATGTCGTTTATAATGAAAATAAAGACGCCTTTGTCATCGATCCTGGAAATTTCTCAGACGAGGAAACAGCTGTTTTAGAAAAATTTATTAAGGACAAACAATTGAAAGTCCAGAATATTCTTCTTACCCATGCTCATATTGATCACGTTCTGGGCTTGCAGAAAGCTTTTGATCAGTACAAAGTTCCAGTATTAATGCATGAATTAGATCAGGAGATCCTGGATCGAAATCCTATGGATGCTAATCGATTTGGTTTTTTCTTTAAACCTTTTGAAGGTGAGATCATTTACTTACAGGAAGATGAAATTATTAAATTAGGAGATGATGAGTTTAAAATAATACATGTACCAGGTCATTCGCCAGGAAGTATTGCTTTTTATAATGGAGCCCAGAAATTCATGATTTCGGGCGATGTTTTATTTGAGGGAAGTATCGGCAGAACTGATCTATACAAAGGAAACCACGAACAGCTTTTAGAGCACATTACAACGAAACTTTTTATTCTTCATGAGGACACTCAGGTTTTCAACGGACATGGAAATCCCACCACTATTGGATTTGAGAAGAATTACAGTCCCTTCTTTAAATAA
- a CDS encoding type IX secretion system plug protein domain-containing protein, with protein MKYLPLYFLFFSIFFSAQDIRSVQLFNPQTNDETAVIRFNENLILRFDDLSNSSTIYRYTLKHFDRNWNDDGLFFTEYANGSLNGILETLRYSFNTSQPYTNYTLTFPNDKIQPKISGNFELVVYQDSPSKPLFTKRFCVVEDGANVGLNISRTSDAKNREINQRVEVQAIGTNSAMNSNLNSLTLNVIQNNNWHTGVYNQKPSSNLGNKILFQQMNLAFPGNNEFYYFDNKDLKQAFDMVAQAENVDGINYTYLHPVWAFPLNYQYQPDVNGAYYFRRNDLGIERNADREADYSWVYFALDSENTHKQIYVLGGFNDFQATKENQMIYDEVTKKYIAKIYLKQGFYNYILATKNADGSMNFGEINGNFWQTENLYQAFLYYQPFGRNYDGLIGYGEFRTPVR; from the coding sequence ATGAAATATTTACCACTTTACTTTCTGTTTTTCAGTATATTCTTCTCTGCGCAAGATATTCGCAGTGTACAGCTTTTTAATCCGCAAACAAATGATGAAACGGCGGTAATTAGGTTTAATGAAAATCTTATTTTACGATTTGATGATTTATCTAATTCGAGCACGATTTATCGTTATACTTTAAAGCATTTCGACAGAAACTGGAATGATGACGGTTTGTTTTTTACCGAATATGCCAATGGAAGTTTAAACGGGATATTAGAGACGCTTCGGTATTCATTTAATACTTCACAACCTTACACCAATTATACCTTAACGTTTCCCAATGATAAAATTCAGCCCAAGATATCGGGTAATTTTGAATTAGTGGTCTATCAGGATTCACCAAGTAAACCACTTTTTACCAAAAGATTTTGTGTAGTAGAAGATGGTGCAAATGTAGGGCTTAACATTTCCAGAACTTCTGATGCTAAAAATAGGGAGATCAATCAGAGGGTAGAAGTTCAGGCTATTGGAACCAATTCTGCAATGAATTCTAACTTAAATTCTTTGACCCTTAATGTCATACAGAATAACAATTGGCATACAGGTGTGTACAATCAAAAACCCAGTTCGAATCTCGGAAATAAAATTCTGTTTCAGCAGATGAATTTAGCATTTCCCGGGAATAATGAGTTCTATTATTTCGATAATAAAGATTTGAAACAGGCATTCGACATGGTTGCTCAAGCAGAGAATGTTGATGGAATTAATTACACCTATCTTCATCCCGTTTGGGCTTTCCCACTCAATTATCAATATCAACCCGATGTTAATGGTGCCTACTATTTTCGAAGAAATGACTTAGGAATTGAACGAAATGCAGACCGGGAAGCTGATTATTCATGGGTTTATTTCGCATTAGATTCAGAGAATACCCATAAACAAATCTATGTTTTGGGGGGCTTTAATGATTTTCAGGCAACTAAAGAAAATCAAATGATCTACGACGAAGTGACAAAAAAGTATATCGCGAAAATATATTTAAAACAAGGTTTCTATAATTATATTTTAGCCACAAAAAACGCCGATGGTTCTATGAACTTCGGCGAAATTAACGGTAATTTCTGGCAGACAGAAAACCTGTATCAAGCTTTTCTGTATTATCAGCCTTTCGGTAGAAATTATGATGGTCTGATTGGTTATGGTGAATTCAGGACTCCTGTGCGATAA
- the hemH gene encoding ferrochelatase, with translation MSKKGILLVNLGSPRSTKVEDVKEYLDEFLMDEKVIDYRWFFRSLLVQGIILNTRPKKSAEAYKTVWTDEGSPLIFITERIKKKLEKIVDGPVEIGMRYAEPSIETGIRNLTDQGVTEIVLFPLYPQYAMSTTETVIEKAEEVRKKHFSDIKINYIQPFYNREIYIDCLAESIREKLPENFDALQFSYHGVPERHIYKTDPTNTCNLNDCCSRDDNPSHQFCYRHQCFKVTEEVIKKLNLPKEKVMVTFQSRLGNDKWMEPYTDETLENLGKKGIKNLAIVCPAFVSDCLETLEEISVEGKEQFMHGGGETFHYIPCLNDEDRWIEVVKTLCEEKLHDFYLV, from the coding sequence ATGTCAAAAAAAGGAATTTTATTAGTTAATCTCGGGTCACCAAGGTCGACGAAAGTTGAAGATGTAAAGGAGTATTTGGATGAGTTTTTAATGGATGAAAAAGTGATTGATTATCGCTGGTTTTTCAGATCTTTACTCGTGCAGGGGATTATTCTTAATACCCGCCCAAAGAAATCCGCAGAAGCGTATAAAACAGTTTGGACTGATGAAGGCTCACCTTTGATTTTTATTACCGAACGGATTAAAAAGAAGTTGGAAAAAATCGTTGATGGTCCCGTAGAAATTGGAATGCGGTACGCAGAACCAAGCATAGAAACTGGAATCCGAAACCTGACGGATCAAGGTGTCACGGAAATCGTATTATTCCCACTCTATCCGCAATATGCGATGAGTACCACCGAAACCGTAATTGAAAAAGCAGAAGAGGTTCGCAAAAAGCACTTTTCTGATATTAAGATCAATTATATTCAGCCATTTTATAATCGTGAAATTTATATTGATTGTCTCGCAGAAAGTATTCGGGAGAAACTTCCTGAAAACTTTGATGCTCTTCAGTTTTCATATCATGGGGTACCAGAAAGGCACATCTATAAAACTGATCCTACAAACACCTGTAACTTAAATGATTGTTGTTCAAGAGATGACAATCCCAGTCATCAGTTTTGTTACAGACACCAATGTTTTAAAGTAACGGAAGAGGTAATTAAAAAATTAAATCTACCAAAAGAAAAAGTGATGGTTACTTTCCAATCACGATTGGGAAATGATAAATGGATGGAACCCTACACAGACGAAACTTTAGAGAATTTGGGTAAAAAAGGAATTAAAAACCTTGCAATCGTTTGCCCAGCTTTTGTCTCTGATTGTTTGGAAACTCTGGAAGAAATTTCCGTAGAAGGCAAAGAGCAGTTTATGCATGGCGGAGGGGAAACCTTCCACTACATTCCTTGTCTTAACGATGAGGACCGTTGGATTGAAGTTGTAAAGACTTTGTGCGAGGAAAAATTGCATGATTTTTATCTGGTTTAA
- a CDS encoding NifU family protein: MRPIIIEPTENQKVMKFVADYNLIPGSLELDRDSDITEIPLAKELFQYPFVERIFITANFVAVAKQDGVEWENVIDPLKIIIEQELAANPRIYLQKKNEEHLIYAEMTPNPMVMKFVSNTLLLDGFIEVKTPEEAVAVPLAKAIFDEYDFAKEVFISDNFVAITKNVSVEWHEVMITVKEFIAEYLQKGGIVSNTAAQKHESPVEALINREYTETEQKISDILKEYVAPAVESDGGKISLIDYDAETKTAKMLLQGACSGCPSSTATLKGGIENLLKQFVPELVQHVEAVNG; this comes from the coding sequence ATGAGACCAATAATTATAGAGCCCACAGAGAACCAAAAGGTAATGAAGTTTGTAGCAGATTACAACTTGATTCCAGGATCTCTAGAGCTCGACAGAGATTCTGACATTACAGAAATACCGTTAGCAAAAGAGCTATTCCAATATCCATTTGTCGAAAGAATTTTTATTACGGCAAACTTTGTTGCAGTTGCGAAACAAGATGGTGTAGAATGGGAAAATGTTATCGATCCTCTAAAAATAATTATCGAACAAGAACTGGCGGCAAATCCAAGAATATATCTTCAGAAAAAAAATGAAGAGCATTTGATTTATGCTGAAATGACACCTAATCCAATGGTGATGAAATTCGTTTCGAATACGTTGCTACTTGATGGTTTTATCGAAGTGAAAACTCCAGAAGAAGCAGTTGCCGTCCCTTTAGCTAAAGCGATTTTTGATGAATATGACTTTGCTAAAGAAGTATTTATTTCGGATAATTTCGTGGCAATTACTAAAAACGTATCGGTTGAATGGCATGAGGTGATGATTACCGTAAAAGAATTTATTGCAGAATATCTTCAAAAAGGTGGTATCGTGTCCAATACAGCTGCTCAAAAACATGAAAGCCCAGTAGAAGCATTAATCAACAGAGAATATACCGAAACGGAACAAAAAATATCGGATATTTTAAAAGAATATGTTGCTCCAGCCGTGGAGAGCGATGGTGGAAAAATATCATTAATAGACTACGACGCAGAAACGAAAACTGCGAAAATGTTATTACAGGGAGCGTGTTCCGGCTGCCCAAGCTCAACCGCTACGCTGAAAGGTGGGATTGAAAATCTTTTGAAACAATTTGTACCTGAGTTGGTTCAACATGTGGAAGCGGTGAACGGATAG
- a CDS encoding gamma carbonic anhydrase family protein produces MALIKELLGKTPQIGNDTFLAETATIIGDVTMGTECSIWYNAVIRGDVNYIKMGDKVNVQDNVMLHCTYEKFPLVIGDNVSIGHNAIVHGCTIYDNVLIGMGAIVMDDCLVESNSIVGAGSVVIQGTHIKSGEVWAGTPARKIKDISAELLEGEVNRIANNYVKYSSWYKD; encoded by the coding sequence ATGGCGCTTATAAAAGAACTTTTAGGTAAAACACCGCAGATTGGAAATGATACATTTTTAGCGGAGACTGCAACGATCATCGGTGATGTTACCATGGGCACAGAATGCAGTATTTGGTACAATGCAGTTATTCGTGGTGATGTGAATTATATCAAAATGGGTGATAAAGTAAATGTTCAGGATAATGTCATGTTGCATTGCACCTATGAAAAATTTCCGCTCGTGATTGGAGACAATGTTTCAATTGGTCATAATGCAATTGTCCATGGTTGCACGATCTATGATAATGTTCTCATCGGAATGGGAGCCATAGTGATGGATGATTGTTTGGTCGAAAGTAATTCCATTGTTGGTGCAGGATCCGTAGTAATCCAGGGGACTCATATAAAATCTGGTGAAGTTTGGGCAGGAACACCAGCACGAAAAATAAAAGACATCTCCGCTGAATTATTGGAAGGTGAAGTCAACAGGATTGCTAATAATTATGTGAAATACTCTTCGTGGTATAAGGATTAA
- a CDS encoding helix-turn-helix domain-containing protein: protein MDESLFNLAEHTNRSIFLTGKAGTGKTTFLNDFVKKTNKKHIVVAPTGIAAINAGGVTIHSMFGLPLRTFVPTTDRIDSNLGNNISDLMQHFKYRKDKLKLLREIEIIIIDEVSMLRADVLDMMDFSLRFVRRNQQKFGGVQMLFIGDLYQLPPVVRDEHFLGLYYKSPFFFESYALKEVPLITIELTTVYRQTDEVFLDILNDIRDGAVGDIDFETLNERYIPDFEPTNEPYVYLTSHNRMADEINQKKLAQLKGKPYFYSADIVGNFNENQYPNEEELQLKVGAQVMFIRNDASSEKRYFNGKLAEVMSLDNKEVTVLIDGDDEVFTIKKETWEQKKYGLDAEKNITEDVLGSFQQYPIRLAWAVTIHKSQGLTFDRLIIDAGKSFASGQVYVALSRCRTLEGIVLKSKITPNVIFADRRVSQFQDETNANEKIEEILQTEKYDYSIKKVVSALDCSWFKYSLETWFQSTRTSKALDKNKATYLYKTLRPKVENFESVYGKFAKVMLQKTYKFINGKEEWSEIEDKAKGAVNFFFTKVNLEVFQPLLDFYSENKGTKGLKQYNEDFRVFLDDLEDYLNDLKKVNLLESSLFNTDNNVAISTKVAKIPSHILTFQLFEAGKTIPEIAKERGLVTETIFGHLAKFAEQGLLDLTRIFDKEKIKTFEKEFKKNPHETLNDWKRALPNDFEFNEIRLLLNHFTYKKSK, encoded by the coding sequence ATGGACGAATCTCTCTTTAATTTAGCCGAACATACCAATCGCAGTATTTTTCTGACCGGAAAAGCAGGAACTGGAAAAACTACTTTTCTTAACGATTTTGTTAAGAAAACCAATAAAAAACATATTGTGGTAGCTCCTACCGGTATTGCAGCAATTAATGCTGGCGGTGTCACCATTCATTCTATGTTCGGACTTCCATTGAGAACATTTGTACCTACAACCGACAGAATAGACAGCAATTTGGGGAATAATATCTCCGATTTGATGCAACACTTTAAGTACCGTAAAGACAAACTGAAGTTATTGCGCGAAATAGAAATCATCATCATCGATGAGGTTTCAATGCTGCGTGCTGATGTTTTAGATATGATGGATTTTTCGCTGAGGTTCGTTCGTCGGAATCAACAAAAATTTGGTGGTGTCCAAATGCTGTTTATCGGAGATTTGTATCAGCTCCCGCCAGTTGTAAGGGATGAACATTTTTTAGGATTGTATTATAAGTCACCCTTTTTCTTCGAAAGTTATGCCTTAAAGGAAGTGCCTTTAATTACCATAGAATTAACCACCGTTTACCGTCAGACGGACGAAGTGTTTTTGGATATTCTGAATGACATCCGGGATGGGGCAGTGGGAGATATTGATTTTGAAACTTTGAATGAAAGATATATTCCCGATTTCGAGCCAACCAATGAACCTTACGTTTATTTAACTTCTCACAACAGAATGGCCGATGAGATCAACCAGAAAAAGCTCGCCCAATTAAAGGGAAAACCTTATTTCTATAGCGCAGATATTGTTGGGAATTTTAATGAGAATCAATATCCAAATGAGGAAGAACTACAGTTGAAAGTGGGTGCGCAGGTCATGTTTATTCGGAATGATGCAAGTAGTGAAAAAAGATATTTCAATGGCAAGCTTGCAGAAGTGATGAGTTTAGATAATAAGGAAGTTACGGTCCTTATTGACGGCGATGATGAAGTTTTTACCATAAAGAAAGAAACCTGGGAACAGAAAAAATATGGTTTAGATGCAGAAAAAAATATTACAGAAGATGTTTTGGGAAGTTTCCAGCAGTATCCGATCCGTTTGGCTTGGGCTGTGACCATTCATAAATCTCAGGGCTTAACTTTTGACCGCTTGATCATCGATGCAGGGAAATCGTTTGCATCTGGACAGGTTTATGTGGCACTTTCGCGTTGCCGGACCTTAGAAGGTATCGTCTTAAAGTCTAAGATTACACCGAACGTTATTTTTGCAGACCGTAGAGTTTCTCAGTTTCAGGATGAAACCAATGCGAATGAAAAAATAGAAGAGATTCTTCAAACGGAGAAGTACGATTATAGTATTAAAAAAGTGGTCAGTGCTCTCGATTGTTCCTGGTTTAAGTATTCGCTGGAAACTTGGTTTCAATCGACCAGGACGAGTAAAGCACTTGATAAAAATAAAGCCACATATCTCTATAAAACCCTTCGACCCAAAGTTGAAAATTTTGAGAGTGTTTATGGTAAGTTTGCGAAAGTGATGCTGCAGAAAACATATAAATTTATCAATGGTAAGGAGGAGTGGAGTGAAATAGAAGACAAAGCAAAAGGGGCCGTTAATTTCTTTTTTACCAAAGTGAATTTAGAGGTATTTCAACCATTACTCGATTTTTACTCAGAGAATAAAGGGACAAAAGGTTTAAAACAATACAATGAAGATTTCCGGGTTTTTCTGGATGATTTAGAAGATTACCTGAATGATCTGAAGAAAGTTAATTTGCTCGAATCATCACTGTTCAACACCGATAACAATGTTGCCATTTCTACAAAGGTTGCTAAAATACCCTCGCACATTTTAACTTTCCAGTTATTTGAGGCGGGTAAAACCATTCCTGAAATTGCAAAAGAACGCGGTTTGGTAACCGAAACGATTTTTGGGCATTTAGCTAAGTTTGCGGAACAGGGTTTATTAGATTTAACCAGAATTTTTGATAAAGAAAAGATTAAAACTTTCGAAAAAGAATTTAAGAAAAATCCCCATGAAACATTAAATGACTGGAAAAGGGCTTTGCCGAATGATTTTGAATTCAATGAAATACGCTTATTATTAAATCACTTTACTTATAAGAAATCAAAGTAA
- the lnt gene encoding apolipoprotein N-acyltransferase: protein MKYIILSLFSAILLSISWPTYGIPFFIFFALVPLLILEHDISKFSKIKNKSWTIFGLTYLCFVIWNIVTTGWLYGARNPDGSHSLFAVVVPVLLNSLFYSFIFQCYHWYKNAQGTYFGLVFFVAIWMVFEKIHLSWELTWPWLNLGNVFADYPQLIQWYDTLGATGGSFWILVVNVFAFYTLRIWEAGRKRNPLIINSVILFAGIALPMVISIVKYQNFDLKPTGTVNVLMLQPELNPYTEKYSKDSLTILNDLLTLAEENSKGQIDYYIGPETSLPGFGSISETGFEQSELLNKVKGFLTGHPKSVFVTGISSHRFYPNEKDKSKNAYKTSQGVYVDSYNSAVQIIPNQKVEVYHKGKLVPGVEIFPYINVLKPLLGDAMLNLGGTTASLGTDEERKAFKNPFNNGKMAPIICYESIYGEFVTDYVKKGANFLGIMTNDSWWGVTQGHKQLLAYARMRAIETRREIARSANSGISAHIDAKGDILTDTLYGDKTTLFAKVNLYEHQTFYTRAGDLLSRISIFVFGFLVFYTLIKKYQNRKPQEPMKKIVIKR, encoded by the coding sequence ATGAAATATATTATCCTATCTTTATTCTCGGCGATCTTATTGAGTATTTCCTGGCCTACCTACGGAATTCCATTTTTTATATTTTTCGCGCTCGTTCCTTTACTCATTCTCGAACACGATATTTCTAAATTTTCAAAAATCAAGAATAAAAGCTGGACCATTTTCGGTCTTACTTACCTTTGTTTTGTAATTTGGAACATTGTAACAACAGGATGGTTATATGGTGCCAGAAACCCCGACGGATCGCATTCATTATTCGCAGTAGTTGTCCCAGTTTTGCTGAATTCTTTATTCTATTCTTTCATTTTTCAATGTTACCATTGGTACAAAAATGCGCAGGGAACTTATTTTGGACTGGTTTTCTTTGTTGCCATCTGGATGGTTTTCGAGAAGATCCATTTGAGTTGGGAGTTAACATGGCCGTGGCTAAACTTAGGAAATGTGTTTGCCGACTATCCCCAATTAATTCAGTGGTACGATACGCTGGGAGCAACTGGTGGTAGTTTTTGGATTCTAGTCGTGAATGTGTTCGCCTTCTATACTTTAAGAATTTGGGAAGCGGGACGAAAACGTAATCCTTTAATTATCAACAGCGTTATACTTTTTGCAGGAATTGCTTTACCGATGGTAATTTCTATCGTAAAATACCAAAATTTCGATCTAAAACCGACTGGAACCGTCAACGTTTTAATGTTGCAACCAGAACTTAATCCCTACACCGAAAAATATTCTAAAGACAGTTTAACCATTTTAAATGACCTACTCACTTTAGCTGAGGAAAACTCCAAAGGGCAAATTGATTATTATATTGGCCCTGAAACATCTTTGCCTGGATTCGGCTCTATTTCTGAAACAGGTTTTGAACAAAGCGAACTTTTAAATAAAGTAAAAGGGTTCTTAACAGGACATCCAAAATCAGTTTTTGTAACCGGTATTTCCTCCCATCGCTTTTACCCAAATGAAAAAGATAAATCTAAAAATGCTTACAAAACATCACAAGGAGTTTATGTGGACAGCTACAACTCGGCAGTACAGATTATCCCCAATCAGAAAGTTGAAGTTTACCATAAAGGAAAACTAGTTCCCGGCGTGGAAATCTTCCCCTACATCAATGTATTGAAACCCCTTTTAGGAGATGCAATGCTTAATCTGGGAGGAACAACTGCCTCTTTGGGAACGGATGAGGAACGTAAAGCTTTTAAGAATCCTTTTAACAATGGGAAAATGGCGCCAATCATTTGTTATGAAAGTATTTACGGAGAGTTTGTAACTGATTATGTAAAAAAAGGGGCAAATTTCTTAGGAATTATGACCAATGATTCCTGGTGGGGTGTAACACAGGGACATAAACAACTACTCGCTTATGCAAGAATGCGTGCGATTGAAACCCGTCGTGAAATCGCGAGGTCTGCCAATAGTGGCATTTCTGCCCATATTGATGCAAAAGGTGATATTCTTACAGATACTTTATACGGAGATAAGACGACTCTTTTTGCAAAAGTGAATCTTTACGAACATCAAACTTTCTACACAAGAGCTGGTGACCTACTATCACGAATTTCAATATTCGTTTTTGGTTTTTTAGTTTTCTATACTTTGATTAAAAAGTATCAGAATAGAAAACCACAGGAACCCATGAAAAAAATTGTGATTAAAAGGTAA
- the folB gene encoding dihydroneopterin aldolase → MTSKIIIEDLKIYAYHGALPEETLIGTYYLLNVEVHADLWKAVGTDDLLDTINYAEINEIIHNEMKVASKLMEHVAGRILKNIKLKFPQISFIKIRMTKTNPPMTGEMHGVSVEIENHF, encoded by the coding sequence ATGACTTCAAAAATAATTATAGAAGACCTGAAAATTTACGCCTACCACGGTGCTCTTCCGGAAGAAACGCTCATTGGAACGTACTATCTTTTGAATGTAGAAGTTCATGCTGATCTTTGGAAAGCCGTTGGAACCGATGATTTGCTCGATACGATTAACTACGCAGAAATCAATGAGATCATTCATAATGAAATGAAAGTTGCCTCCAAATTGATGGAACACGTTGCAGGTAGAATTTTGAAAAACATCAAGTTAAAATTTCCGCAAATTTCTTTTATTAAAATAAGAATGACCAAAACAAATCCGCCAATGACGGGCGAAATGCACGGCGTAAGTGTGGAAATAGAAAATCACTTTTAA